The following are encoded together in the Pectinophora gossypiella chromosome 14, ilPecGoss1.1, whole genome shotgun sequence genome:
- the LOC126372779 gene encoding knirps-related protein-like, translated as MNQKCKVCGEPAAGFHFGAFTCEGCKSFFGRSYNNLNSITECKNNGECVINKKNRTACKACRLRKCLMVGMSKSGSRYGRRSNWFKIHCLLQEQQQAAQSRSPPRSHPQSQHPLAPPFPPHLFPGLARPRTKEELALLGLDEYKPSGSPDSHRSGSSPKLDEKRMQSRPPDRPLTPPRDTFVPLPLANISLPHFPHSPFLPPPPFSPFAANHPLLFPPGFHPIYSRHLLDHAALRQAAENNNDVRIDDHNADSSKRFFLDEILKQQRSSQPTPQEDVISEAEFVPTPPAERRTSESPLQENPMDLSVKSDGRSSSARRRSDDSEVIAPDNEDGESASNPGSASEEEDVSYSQIKRIKLHPLDLTTKV; from the coding sequence TCGTTCTTCGGGCGTTCGTACAACAATTTGAACTCTATCACCGAGTGCAAGAACAACGGAGAATGCGTCATCAACAAGAAGAACCGCACCGCCTGCAAAGCCTGTCGCCTGCGCAAGTGCCTCATGGTGGGCATGTCCAAGTCCGGCTCCAGGTACGGAAGACGCTCCAACTGGTTCAAGATCCACTGCCTGCTCCAGGAGCAACAGCAAGCGGCCCAATCACGGTCCCCCCCAAGATCGCACCCTCAATCACAACACCCCCTCGCTCCACCCTTTCCACCACACCTCTTCCCCGGATTGGCTAGACCACGAACGAAAGAAGAACTAGCACTATTAGGCCTGGACGAGTACAAACCATCTGGAAGCCCAGACTCGCACCGCAGTGGTTCGTCCCCGAAGTTAGACGAGAAGAGAATGCAGTCGCGGCCCCCAGACAGACCGCTAACACCACCAAGAGACACCTTCGTTCCGTTGCCATTAGCCAACATTTCCTTGCCTCATTTCCCCCATTCGCCGTTCTTACCGCCCCCACCATTCAGCCCGTTCGCTGCCAATCATCCCCTGTTGTTCCCTCCAGGCTTCCATCCAATCTACTCCAGACATCTCCTGGACCACGCAGCGTTGCGACAAGCAGCTGAGAACAACAATGACGTCAGAATCGACGACCATAATGCTGATTCGTCAAAACGATTCTTCCTCGATGAGATTTTAAAGCAACAGCGATCCTCGCAACCGACGCCGCAAGAGGACGTCATTTCTGAAGCGGAATTCGTTCCCACTCCACCAGCTGAGAGGAGAACTTCAGAATCTCCTTTGCAAGAGAACCCCATGGACTTATCAGTGAAGTCTGATGGTCGGTCGAGCTCAGCGCGGCGAAGATCCGACGACAGTGAAGTGATAGCCCCCGACAATGAGGACGGGGAGTCAGCCAGCAACCCAGGATCTGCCAGTGAAGAGGAGGACGTCTCGTACTCTCAAATCAAGAGGATCAAGCTCCATCCTCTCGACCTCACGACCAAAGTCTGA
- the LOC126372781 gene encoding uncharacterized protein LOC126372781 isoform X1 yields the protein MYRPYSLAKLLTVSNIPKPKKQIPKTLLFFFYALNVLFGYDFGFLKTFPRKLQPLAKLISLSITLLCVFILGMPFKEFVGDVYVYTTNFCQYISYITVLTFTKYTLYDFMRDIYDLDEDMPRIDKERIGIVTWSYFLVVYISKYCLYIMFCSMFDAHACDAGFIPYYIFFIPSMGIDTVSIIFILIYYYIYCSVKYLNDVLKEGANIQLLKKRYMAIADCYENIKPLYNKLIVFELLCDVPEIMAMMWHVLRNIQEERGWFTCVGEYVFAFHTMSHIIYSAIAVQMVGSQVDAMVVKLNNILVNEHDMKQHDEISRLLQLMSARHLQHDVLGVVPTDMRLPVVVVELCVTYLIVIVQFTHLYD from the exons atgtatCGTCCGTACTCTTTGGCTAAATTACTCACAGTCTCAAACATTCCAAAACCAAAAAAGCAAATACCaaaaacactattatttttcttttacgcGCTAAACGTTCTATTCGGTTACGATTTCGGCTTTTTAAAGACATTCCCTCGAAAACTTCAACCGTTAGCGAAATTAATTTCTTTATCAATCACACTCCTTTGCGTATTCATACTCGGAATGCCGTTCAAGGAGTTCGTTGGTGACGTCTACGTTTACACAACGAACTTTTGTCAATACATCTCTTATATAACTGTTCTTACATTTACAAAGTACACTTTATACGATTTCATGCGCGACATATACGATTTAGACGAAGACATGCCGCGAATTGACAAGGAACGTATTGGAATTGTAACCTGGTCATATTTCTTGGTCGTGTATATCTCGAAATattgtttatatattatgttctgTTCAATGTTCGACGCACACGCTTGTGACGCAGGTTTTATCCCATACTACATATTCTTTATACCATCTATGGGCATAGATACGGTGTcaataatattcattttaatatattactaCATTTACTGTAGCGTCAAGTACCTAAATGATGTTTTGAAGGAGGGCGCAAACATACAATTATTGAAAAAGCGTTACATGGCGATTGCTGATTGTTATGAGAATATTAAGCCGCTTTACAACAAATTG ATAGTTTTCGAACTACTGTGTGATGTTCCCGAAATTATGGCTATGATGTGGCACGTACTAAGAAACATCCAAGAGGAG cgCGGCTGGTTTACGTGTGTAGGGGAATATGTGTTCGCGTTTCATACTATGTCACACATCATATATTCAGCGATTGCAGTTCAGATGGTCGGGTCGCAGGTTGACGCCATGGTGGTCAAACTTAACAATATACTTGTTAATGAACATG ATATGAAGCAACATGACGAGATATCTCGCCTGCTGCAGCTGATGTCGGCGAGGCATCTGCAGCACGACGTGCTGGGTGTAGTGCCCACTGACATGAGACTACCTGTCGTTGTGGTAGAGCTCTGCGTCACCTACTTGATTGTAATCGTGCAGTTCACACATCTATACGACTAA
- the LOC126372781 gene encoding uncharacterized protein LOC126372781 isoform X2, whose product MSLMWNMLLNIKQEIVFELLCDVPEIMAMMWHVLRNIQEERGWFTCVGEYVFAFHTMSHIIYSAIAVQMVGSQVDAMVVKLNNILVNEHDMKQHDEISRLLQLMSARHLQHDVLGVVPTDMRLPVVVVELCVTYLIVIVQFTHLYD is encoded by the exons ATGAGTTTGATGTGGAACATGCtactaaatatcaagcaagag ATAGTTTTCGAACTACTGTGTGATGTTCCCGAAATTATGGCTATGATGTGGCACGTACTAAGAAACATCCAAGAGGAG cgCGGCTGGTTTACGTGTGTAGGGGAATATGTGTTCGCGTTTCATACTATGTCACACATCATATATTCAGCGATTGCAGTTCAGATGGTCGGGTCGCAGGTTGACGCCATGGTGGTCAAACTTAACAATATACTTGTTAATGAACATG ATATGAAGCAACATGACGAGATATCTCGCCTGCTGCAGCTGATGTCGGCGAGGCATCTGCAGCACGACGTGCTGGGTGTAGTGCCCACTGACATGAGACTACCTGTCGTTGTGGTAGAGCTCTGCGTCACCTACTTGATTGTAATCGTGCAGTTCACACATCTATACGACTAA